A single genomic interval of Nonomuraea rubra harbors:
- a CDS encoding winged helix DNA-binding domain-containing protein, which yields MTQTPELGLRVLNRTTLERQLLLNRSGMSAAQAVERLVAVQGQEIDAPYIGLWTRLASFTQDDLASLLYGRQVVRGSLLRGTQHLTLADDYVWIRPLVQVILSRTRQAAFGRLMRGVDVAELAELARGHLAGRTLTRPQIRDLLRERWPEVDPTALGWSAQAMLPVVHTPPNGIWGKGGPTPFTLAEEWLGRPLEPAPAVERLVARYLAAFGPASVMDVQMWSGLTRLRGVMEAMPGLRRYHDISGRVLYDLADAPLADADTPAPVRFLPWFDNLIVAFADRSRMMTAEQRKAVCVGAVVYPTFLVDGTVGGVWDLKDGVLTLEPFRALPDEVMGELAAEGARLMAFAGVGEGEIVWSSPGSSVTAP from the coding sequence GGCCTCCGCGTACTCAACCGCACCACCCTGGAACGGCAGCTCCTGCTGAACCGGTCCGGGATGTCCGCCGCCCAGGCCGTCGAGCGCCTGGTCGCGGTGCAGGGACAGGAGATCGACGCCCCGTACATCGGGCTCTGGACCCGCCTGGCCTCCTTCACCCAGGACGACCTGGCCTCGCTCCTGTACGGCAGGCAGGTGGTGCGGGGCTCGCTGCTGCGCGGGACCCAGCACCTGACGCTGGCCGACGACTACGTCTGGATCCGGCCGCTGGTGCAGGTGATCCTCTCCCGTACCCGGCAGGCGGCGTTCGGGCGGCTGATGCGCGGGGTGGACGTGGCGGAGCTCGCGGAGCTGGCGCGCGGGCACCTGGCCGGGCGCACGCTCACCCGGCCGCAGATCCGCGACCTGCTGCGGGAGCGGTGGCCCGAGGTCGACCCGACGGCGCTGGGCTGGTCGGCGCAGGCGATGCTGCCGGTCGTGCACACGCCGCCGAACGGGATCTGGGGGAAGGGCGGGCCGACGCCGTTCACGCTGGCGGAAGAGTGGCTGGGGCGGCCGCTGGAGCCGGCGCCGGCGGTGGAGCGGCTGGTGGCGCGGTACCTGGCGGCGTTCGGGCCGGCGAGCGTGATGGACGTGCAGATGTGGTCGGGCCTGACGCGGCTGCGCGGGGTCATGGAGGCGATGCCCGGCCTCCGCCGTTATCACGATATTTCCGGACGTGTCCTCTACGACCTGGCGGACGCGCCGCTCGCCGACGCCGACACGCCCGCGCCCGTACGCTTCCTGCCCTGGTTCGACAACCTCATCGTCGCCTTCGCCGACCGGAGCCGGATGATGACCGCCGAGCAGCGCAAGGCGGTGTGCGTGGGAGCGGTCGTCTATCCCACCTTCCTCGTCGACGGAACTGTCGGTGGCGTGTGGGACCTTAAGGACGGTGTGCTGACCCTCGAGCCCTTCCGGGCGTTGCCGGACGAGGTGATGGGGGAGCTGGCCGCGGAGGGGGCCCGGCTGATGGCGTTCGCCGGGGTGGGGGAGGGGGAGATCGTATGGTCGTCGCCCGGGAGTTCCGTGACCGCGCCGTAA